A portion of the Candidatus Binatia bacterium genome contains these proteins:
- a CDS encoding aldehyde ferredoxin oxidoreductase C-terminal domain-containing protein, whose amino-acid sequence MNIRLCGELGVDTIEAGAALAVAIDGDSLSFGDKEAAIRTLESVDTGDEMGAVIGNGCAFTGKKYGVARVPAVDLLQAFRHGTATSVGVTG is encoded by the coding sequence GTGAATATTCGGCTGTGCGGCGAACTGGGTGTGGATACCATCGAGGCCGGAGCCGCTCTGGCGGTGGCCATCGACGGGGACAGCCTGTCCTTCGGCGATAAAGAGGCGGCGATCCGTACACTGGAAAGCGTCGACACTGGTGACGAGATGGGTGCGGTGATCGGCAACGGCTGCGCCTTCACCGGGAAAAAGTACGGCGTGGCGCGCGTGCCGGCGGTTGACTTGCTCCAGGCCTTCAGGCACGGCACTGCCACGTCGGTGGGAGTGACCGGATGA